The proteins below come from a single Anaerolineae bacterium genomic window:
- a CDS encoding DUF4203 domain-containing protein, giving the protein MVNDFLASNLGTQILTIVLGVVVLILGRKLFWLAIAVLGFVLGLGLGMQFAGGQPDWLALIIGLVVGGLGALLAVLAQKIAVGVGGFILGGYLVMWLINLLGLAWNQWFWVLFFVGGVIVAVLVLLLFDMALIIVSSLIGAALIVQAVNLNPLVTGFVFFALLIVGIAAQTKMLSPTRETD; this is encoded by the coding sequence ATGGTGAACGACTTTTTAGCAAGCAATTTAGGCACGCAAATTCTTACCATTGTGCTTGGCGTAGTGGTGCTCATTCTGGGGCGCAAGCTTTTTTGGCTGGCCATTGCGGTATTGGGCTTTGTGCTGGGCCTGGGCCTGGGCATGCAATTTGCCGGTGGGCAACCCGACTGGCTGGCCTTAATCATTGGCCTGGTGGTGGGGGGCCTTGGCGCGCTGCTGGCGGTTTTGGCCCAAAAGATAGCCGTGGGGGTAGGCGGTTTCATTCTGGGCGGTTATCTGGTGATGTGGTTGATCAACCTGCTGGGCCTGGCCTGGAATCAATGGTTCTGGGTGCTCTTTTTTGTGGGGGGCGTTATTGTGGCCGTGCTGGTGCTCCTGTTGTTTGACATGGCCCTGATCATTGTCTCTTCCCTGATTGGCGCCGCCCTAATTGTTCAGGCCGTTAACCTCAACCCGCTGGTAACCGGCTTTGTGTTCTTTGCCCTGCTCAT
- a CDS encoding tetratricopeptide repeat protein: MSRQADIQKLIITHRRHLQKLQEIQAYKGSSTEPHILLEIEDTTAEIEKLEAELKNIKDSSPATPTTRYGSIRKVFQNHTRKIGLGFGAIIGVGIIVWGIGAFFDQSKELPPRPICQTSPVPVQIVVAQLPNCPSDFQAQLVEQWTGETAAVLPLNQVFATGSATRAQTGADIVVWGACNQQNPAELTLTYELITSRKPDEIYEPTRLSITGPFTDLANLGLALISYQHGDYAQAVDQFSALPAIKTTAEPALVWANSLLFAGRYEAAIDAYEEIILTLKPDWSVIYNNLGIARFNKELLEAEGTAQAGRDHFEQAIKLAEAQGETDLALLAHVNNSRLLLQGRKWDTAKKHCEMALSLNTQSALPYICRATFHFFQGFSAAEKMDLKAIKQDLEQAAQFDDAPAKLYYLRAIWYEQEQQKQAAIENYLRFFNKMEYRACLHTDQEALHNAAIFLDELSR, from the coding sequence ATGTCGCGCCAGGCTGACATTCAGAAACTAATCATCACGCATCGGCGGCACTTGCAAAAACTGCAAGAGATTCAAGCGTACAAAGGCAGCTCTACCGAACCTCATATTCTTTTAGAAATCGAAGATACAACAGCGGAAATCGAAAAGCTGGAAGCAGAGCTAAAAAACATTAAAGATAGCTCACCGGCTACCCCAACCACACGATATGGTTCTATCCGTAAAGTATTTCAGAATCACACCAGGAAAATTGGCCTAGGTTTTGGCGCAATCATTGGTGTGGGAATAATTGTCTGGGGAATTGGCGCCTTTTTTGATCAAAGTAAAGAATTACCGCCCAGGCCAATTTGTCAAACATCGCCCGTGCCGGTGCAAATTGTGGTGGCCCAATTGCCAAATTGCCCTTCCGACTTTCAGGCGCAATTAGTTGAACAGTGGACCGGCGAAACGGCCGCAGTGCTGCCTCTTAACCAAGTCTTCGCCACCGGTTCCGCCACCCGCGCCCAAACTGGAGCCGATATCGTGGTGTGGGGCGCCTGTAACCAGCAAAACCCCGCAGAATTAACCCTGACCTACGAACTCATCACCAGCCGCAAACCCGACGAGATTTACGAACCCACCCGTTTGAGCATAACCGGCCCGTTCACCGACCTGGCCAACCTGGGCCTGGCCTTAATTAGTTATCAACATGGCGATTACGCCCAGGCCGTTGACCAATTCAGCGCCTTACCGGCTATCAAAACCACCGCCGAGCCGGCCCTTGTTTGGGCTAACAGCCTGCTTTTTGCCGGGCGTTACGAAGCGGCCATTGACGCCTATGAAGAAATCATCCTGACCCTGAAACCCGATTGGAGCGTGATCTACAACAATTTGGGAATCGCCCGTTTCAATAAAGAATTATTGGAAGCAGAAGGGACTGCCCAGGCCGGACGTGACCATTTTGAGCAAGCCATCAAATTGGCCGAAGCGCAGGGTGAAACCGATTTGGCTCTATTGGCCCATGTCAACAATAGCCGGCTGCTCTTACAGGGCAGAAAATGGGATACGGCCAAAAAACATTGTGAAATGGCCTTGAGCCTAAATACCCAATCGGCCCTGCCCTACATTTGCCGGGCTACTTTCCACTTTTTCCAGGGCTTCAGCGCCGCAGAAAAAATGGACCTCAAAGCCATCAAACAAGACCTGGAGCAAGCCGCCCAATTTGATGATGCCCCGGCCAAATTATATTACCTGCGCGCGATCTGGTACGAGCAAGAACAGCAAAAGCAAGCCGCCATCGAAAACTATCTGCGCTTCTTCAATAAAATGGAATACCGTGCTTGTTTACACACCGACCAGGAAGCATTGCACAACGCGGCCATTTTTCTTGATGAGTTAAGCCGTTAG
- a CDS encoding zinc-dependent dehydrogenase: protein MKVARYYTRQDIRVEDVPMPEIGPGELLIQTKACGLCGSDLMEWYVQKKAPEVLGHEPAGVVAKVGAGVTQFKVGDRVFVHHHVPCFICHHCVRGHYTLCDTFKATHLDPGGFAEYFRVPALNVERDVLKLPAEMSFEQGTQIEPLATCIRGIERAGIQAGDTVLILGAGVTGLMNMQLANIYGAGKVIVTDFAPFRLEMARRLGADHALEAREDIGTALKDLNAGRLADVVIVTAGSIKAMAQALSLAGGGSTVLLFAPSSPGENLAVSPFQLLFSEITLVSTYSCTHIETRQALKLIHGGRVKVEELITHRFDLTGVGQAINLAALAGESMKILIIPS from the coding sequence ATGAAAGTTGCCAGATATTACACCCGTCAAGACATTCGGGTAGAGGACGTGCCGATGCCGGAAATTGGGCCAGGCGAACTTCTGATTCAAACCAAAGCCTGCGGCCTTTGCGGCAGCGACCTGATGGAGTGGTATGTTCAAAAAAAAGCGCCCGAGGTTTTGGGCCACGAACCCGCCGGAGTAGTGGCCAAAGTAGGCGCAGGCGTTACGCAATTTAAGGTGGGCGACAGGGTTTTTGTGCATCATCATGTGCCCTGCTTTATTTGCCACCATTGCGTGCGCGGGCACTATACCCTGTGCGATACTTTTAAGGCCACACACCTTGACCCCGGCGGTTTTGCCGAGTATTTCCGGGTGCCGGCTTTGAACGTAGAGCGAGACGTGCTCAAACTGCCTGCCGAGATGTCGTTTGAGCAAGGCACGCAAATTGAACCGTTAGCCACCTGCATCAGGGGCATCGAACGGGCCGGTATCCAGGCGGGGGATACGGTGTTGATCCTTGGCGCCGGGGTGACCGGCCTGATGAATATGCAATTGGCCAATATTTACGGCGCGGGCAAGGTCATTGTCACCGATTTTGCCCCTTTCCGGCTGGAAATGGCTCGCCGCTTGGGCGCGGACCACGCTCTTGAGGCGCGAGAAGATATTGGGACCGCGCTGAAGGACCTGAACGCAGGACGCCTGGCCGACGTGGTGATTGTGACCGCCGGCAGTATTAAGGCCATGGCCCAAGCCCTGAGCCTGGCCGGCGGCGGCTCAACCGTGCTGCTTTTTGCCCCTTCTTCACCGGGGGAAAATCTGGCCGTCAGCCCGTTCCAACTTTTGTTCTCCGAAATAACGCTTGTTTCCACCTATTCCTGCACCCACATCGAAACCCGGCAGGCGCTAAAATTAATCCACGGGGGACGGGTTAAGGTGGAAGAACTGATTACCCATCGTTTTGACTTGACCGGCGTTGGCCAGGCCATCAACCTGGCTGCGTTAGCCGGAGAGTCGATGAAAATTCTGATCATCCCCTCTTAA
- a CDS encoding LysE family transporter encodes MFFYYLRGAALGLSAMATPGPFQAFLLSQTLKNGWRRTLPAALAPLLSDGPIIALVLLVLTQTPSWLLNVLQILGGLFILYLARGAFLAAKAAGLALPVVEEAARQNFLKAVLMNTLSPGPYLFWGIIAGPIVIAGWRQSPALGLGFGLGFYTTLIGGFATFIILFGTASRFGPKVSQILSGIAATALLGFGLYQLWQGITALVAG; translated from the coding sequence TTGTTTTTTTATTACTTGCGCGGCGCGGCCCTTGGCCTGTCGGCTATGGCTACCCCCGGCCCGTTTCAAGCATTTTTACTATCCCAAACGCTCAAAAATGGTTGGCGACGAACCTTGCCGGCCGCTTTGGCCCCCCTGCTCAGCGACGGCCCCATTATTGCCCTGGTTTTGTTAGTGCTAACTCAAACCCCGTCTTGGTTGTTGAATGTTTTACAAATTTTGGGCGGACTTTTTATTTTATACCTGGCCCGGGGCGCGTTTTTGGCCGCCAAAGCGGCCGGTTTGGCCCTGCCGGTGGTTGAAGAAGCAGCCCGGCAAAACTTTTTAAAGGCTGTTTTGATGAACACCCTCAGCCCCGGCCCCTACCTTTTTTGGGGAATTATTGCCGGCCCCATTGTCATTGCGGGCTGGCGACAATCACCGGCGTTGGGGCTTGGTTTTGGGCTGGGCTTTTACACCACCCTTATTGGCGGGTTTGCCACCTTTATTATTTTATTTGGCACGGCCAGCCGGTTTGGCCCCAAAGTTAGCCAAATTTTAAGCGGTATCGCGGCGACGGCGCTGCTGGGCTTTGGGCTGTACCAACTGTGGCAGGGGATTACGGCTTTAGTGGCTGGTTAA
- a CDS encoding DUF1015 domain-containing protein, protein MVKIKPFRGLRYNLNKIPDLSSVVSQPHDRIRPDLQAEYYRLSPHNIVRIVKGRAHPADNETDNIYTRAREIYQLWLREGILVREKVPALYVTRQTFTLPDGSVRTRQGLLAALELSPYVAGVVLPHEQTLPKSMADRISLLQATEANFGSVFMLYPGGGVNELLDQALTQSPLVEFRELFEHEVVQQLGVITSPAVIAAVMETLAAKPNLIIADGHHRYQTAVEYRVKMRARHPDAPPNAGFNYRLVTLVSMDDPGLVILPTHRLIRAGSPLRTEEILERAKTYFEITALPNRAALETALAAARRNSQPGFGLYNGAYALLSLRHPNVTAELLPDHSPEWRSLDVAVAHELFIERVLGIDKQAVAMKEKVEFIRNADRGFAAIEEGQADYLLLMNPTRIEQVRVCTAAGERMPQKSTDFYPKMLNGLVVLPVGAEEVL, encoded by the coding sequence ATGGTCAAAATCAAACCTTTCCGGGGACTTCGATATAATCTCAACAAAATCCCTGACCTTTCCAGCGTGGTCAGCCAACCCCACGACCGGATCCGGCCGGACTTGCAGGCTGAATATTATCGTTTGAGTCCGCACAATATCGTCCGCATAGTCAAGGGTAGGGCGCACCCGGCCGATAATGAAACAGATAATATTTACACCCGGGCCAGAGAAATATATCAACTCTGGCTACGCGAAGGCATCCTCGTCAGGGAAAAAGTCCCTGCCCTGTATGTCACCCGCCAAACATTCACCCTGCCGGACGGCAGCGTGAGAACGCGCCAGGGTTTGCTGGCAGCCCTGGAGTTATCCCCTTATGTGGCAGGCGTTGTTTTGCCCCACGAACAAACCCTACCCAAGTCAATGGCCGACCGCATTAGCCTGTTGCAGGCAACCGAAGCCAACTTTGGCAGTGTTTTTATGCTCTATCCGGGCGGAGGCGTCAATGAGTTGTTAGACCAGGCCCTGACCCAAAGCCCCCTGGTTGAATTTCGGGAACTCTTTGAACACGAAGTTGTCCAGCAGCTTGGGGTTATAACCTCCCCGGCCGTAATTGCGGCCGTAATGGAAACATTGGCGGCCAAACCAAACCTCATCATCGCCGACGGCCATCATCGTTACCAAACAGCCGTTGAATACCGAGTTAAAATGCGGGCCAGGCACCCTGATGCGCCGCCTAACGCCGGTTTTAATTACCGCCTGGTCACGCTGGTGAGTATGGACGACCCTGGCCTGGTGATTCTGCCCACCCACCGGCTTATCCGCGCCGGCAGCCCGTTGCGGACGGAGGAAATTCTGGAACGGGCCAAAACCTACTTTGAGATAACGGCCCTACCCAACCGGGCCGCCCTGGAAACAGCCCTGGCCGCAGCCAGGCGCAATTCCCAACCGGGTTTTGGCCTTTACAATGGCGCTTATGCGCTGCTCAGCCTGCGCCACCCCAACGTGACCGCAGAGCTGCTGCCGGACCATAGCCCTGAATGGCGGTCGCTTGATGTAGCCGTAGCTCACGAATTGTTCATTGAGCGCGTATTGGGAATTGATAAACAGGCGGTAGCCATGAAGGAAAAAGTTGAGTTTATCCGTAATGCGGACCGGGGCTTTGCCGCGATAGAAGAGGGTCAGGCCGATTACCTGCTGCTCATGAACCCCACCCGCATCGAGCAGGTCCGGGTTTGCACCGCCGCCGGCGAACGGATGCCGCAAAAATCCACCGATTTTTATCCCAAAATGCTCAATGGCTTGGTTGTCTTGCCGGTAGGCGCAGAGGAGGTTTTATAA